One Nicotiana sylvestris chromosome 12, ASM39365v2, whole genome shotgun sequence genomic window carries:
- the LOC138883254 gene encoding uncharacterized protein: MHDFIMAEDSELWDTICDSPYVPTKVLEELPFSMAKTSKEYTNADKKVMEKNFRAKKILVCGIGPEEYNRISTCDTAKEIWEALQIAHEGTSQVKQSKIDMLTIEYELSRMKDDESIQDMHIGFTSIINELHSLGEIIPRNKLVRKILSILSSPWESKVNVITKSKDLQELTTEELIGNLKT; encoded by the coding sequence ATGCATGATTTCATTATGGCTGAGGATTCTGAGTTATGGGATACCATATGCGATAGCCCTTATGTTCCAACAAAGGTACTTGAAGAACTTCCATTTTCAATGGCAAAAACCAGTAAAGAATACACTAACGCAGACAAGAAAGTTAtggagaagaattttcgtgccaagaagattctagtatgtggaataggacctgaAGAATACAATAGAATCTCCACCTGCGACACTGCCAAGGAGATTTGGGAAGCTTTGCAAATAGCTCATGAGGGAACTAGCCAAGTAAAACAGtctaagattgatatgctcactaTCGAGTATGAACTCTCCAGGATGAAggacgatgaatctattcaagatatgcacataggattcacttccatcataaatgagttacactcacttggcGAAATCATTCCTAGAaacaagctagtgaggaaaatccTTAGTATTCTGTCTAGCCCatgggaaagcaaggtgaatgtTATTACTAAATCAAAGGATTTGCAGGAGCTGACCACAGAAGAGCTtattggaaatctgaagacctaa
- the LOC104210332 gene encoding ADP-ribosylation factor, translating to MGLSFTKLFSRLFAKKEMRILMVGLDAAGKTTILYKLKLGEIVTTIPTIGFNVETVEYKNISFTVWDVGGQDKIRPLWRHYFQNTQGLIFVVDSNDRDRVVEARDELHRMLNEDELRDAVLLVFANKQDLPNAMNAAEITDKLGLHSLRQRHWYIQSTCATSGEGLYEGLDWLSNNIASKA from the exons ATGGGGTTGTCTTTCACTAAGCTTTTCAGTCGGTTATTTGCCAAGAAGGAAATGCGAATTCTCATGGTAGGTCTTGATGCAGCTGGTAAGACAACCATATTGTACAAGCTCAAACTGGGAGAGATTGTTACCACTATTCCTACCATTG GATTTAACGTGGAGACTGTGGAGTACAAGAACATTAGTTTCACTGTCTGGGATGTTGGTGGTCAGGACAAG ATTCGGCCACTGTGGAGACattacttccaaaacacgcaAGGACTCATCTTTGTTGTTGACAGTAATGATCGGGACCGTGTTGTTGAGGCTAGAGACGAGCTGCACAGGATGTTGAATGAG GATGAACTGAGGGACGCTGTGCTGCTTGTGTTTGCCAACAAGCAAGATCTTCCAAATGCTATGAACGCTGCTGAGATTACTGATAAGCTTGGTCTTCACTCCCTCCGTCAACGTCACTG GTACATTCAGAGTACATGTGCCACCTCCGGGGAAGGACTTTACGAGGGACTTGACTGGCTCTCCAACAACATTGCGAGCAAG GCTTAG
- the LOC138883253 gene encoding secreted RxLR effector protein 161-like gives MEASKVIYTPIATTTRLDMDETGSPVNQTMYRGIIGSLLYLTPNKPDIVFSVGLCARFQSNPKESHLKSAKRILRYLKGTHDLVLYYPSCDSFNLIGYADADYAGYLMDMKSTYGMAHFLGSCLISWDIRKQNSVALLTAEAEYVATASCCAQLLWIKRQLEDFGVYTDCVPLLYDNTSTLNMAKNPVQYKRIKHIDVRHHFLRDNVEKRLICMKLCSTEDQIASIFTKALSREYFERNRLELGLIKPN, from the coding sequence atggaagcatcaaaggtgatataCACTCCTATTGCTACGACCACTCGAttggacatggatgaaactggatctcctgtgaatcaaaccatgtatagaggcattattgggtctctccTCTATCTCACACCCAACAAACCTGATATTGTCTTTAGTGTGgggctatgtgcaaggtttcagtcaaatcccaaggaatctcatttgaagtctgccaaaagaatactaagatatctcaaaggaacacaTGACCTGGTTCTGTATTATCCCTCATGTGACAGTTTTAATCTCATTGGTTATGCTGATGcagactatgcaggttatcttatGGACATGAAAAGTACTTATGGAATGGCTCACTTTCTAGGATCATGTCTCATATCATGGGACAtaaggaagcaaaactcagtggctcttttaacagctgaagcagaatatgtagcaACAGCTTCCTGCTGTGCTCAGCTCTTATGGATCAAACGGCAATTGGAAGATTTTGGTGTGTACACTGACTGTGTGCCTCTTCTATATGACAACACCAGtacactcaacatggccaagaaccCGGTTCAATACAAAAGAATcaagcacattgatgtgagacatcATTTTCTGAGAGACAATGTAGAGAAAAGGCTTATATGTATGAAGTTATGCAGTACAGAAGACCAAATTGCAAGtatcttcaccaaagcattgAGCAGAGaatattttgaaagaaatagGCTGGAGCTGGGGCTAATAAAGCCTAATTGA